In a genomic window of Flavobacteriales bacterium:
- the purH gene encoding bifunctional phosphoribosylaminoimidazolecarboxamide formyltransferase/IMP cyclohydrolase: MDGQKRIQSALISVFHKDGLEPIVRELDRLGVHLYSTGGTQSFIEGLGLKVTPVEEITTYPSILGGRVKTLHPKVFGGILGRRDLDSDVAQLEEYAIPPIDLVIVDLYPFEATVAAGGTESEIIEKIDIGGISLIRAGAKNHADVVIVPSMQHYAELLRLLKEQEGSTTLAQRRAFAAAAFGVSSRYDGAIYNWFSDGIGDLRLSAGPTTVLRYGENPHQKGAFHGDLAGMFEQLNGKELSYNNLLDLDAAVELIQDLDSIEGVPFAILKHNNACGAAVRSTVKEAWDAALAGDPVSAFGGVLITSARIDKGTAEAIDAIFFEIIAAPGFDDDALAVLMRKKNRMILKRRAAALPKTKVRSALNGVLTEDADTVVPSAASMKTATTKAPSAQEVSDMVFATMLVKHTKSNAIVLAKGNQLLASGTGQTSRVDALEQAIAKAKKFNFDLHGAVMASDAFFPFPDCVEIAHKAGITAVVHPGGSIRDQDSIDYCNANGLAMCITGTRHFKH, encoded by the coding sequence TTGGACGGGCAAAAACGCATCCAGAGCGCGCTCATCTCGGTCTTCCACAAGGATGGGCTCGAACCCATCGTCCGTGAACTCGATCGGCTGGGCGTGCACCTCTACAGCACCGGGGGCACGCAGAGCTTCATCGAAGGCCTGGGCCTGAAGGTGACACCGGTTGAAGAGATCACCACCTATCCGAGCATCCTCGGGGGCCGCGTGAAGACCCTGCATCCGAAGGTCTTCGGCGGGATCCTCGGCCGCCGTGATCTGGACAGCGACGTGGCGCAATTGGAGGAATACGCCATACCGCCCATCGACCTGGTGATCGTTGACCTCTATCCCTTCGAGGCCACAGTGGCGGCGGGCGGAACCGAGAGTGAGATCATCGAGAAGATCGACATCGGCGGCATCAGCCTGATCCGCGCCGGCGCGAAGAACCACGCCGATGTGGTGATCGTGCCTAGCATGCAGCACTACGCCGAATTGCTGCGCCTGCTGAAGGAGCAGGAGGGAAGCACCACGCTCGCGCAACGCCGGGCATTCGCGGCCGCAGCCTTCGGCGTTAGCAGCCGCTACGATGGCGCCATCTACAACTGGTTCAGCGACGGCATCGGGGATCTCCGCCTGAGCGCCGGGCCGACCACGGTGCTGCGCTATGGCGAGAACCCGCACCAGAAGGGGGCTTTCCACGGCGACCTGGCGGGGATGTTCGAGCAACTGAACGGCAAGGAGCTCAGCTACAACAACCTGCTGGACCTCGATGCGGCGGTGGAGCTGATCCAGGACCTCGATTCGATCGAAGGCGTGCCGTTCGCCATCCTGAAGCACAACAACGCATGCGGCGCCGCCGTTCGCTCCACGGTGAAGGAGGCCTGGGATGCCGCGCTCGCGGGCGATCCGGTGAGCGCCTTCGGCGGCGTGCTCATCACCTCGGCGCGCATCGACAAGGGCACGGCGGAAGCCATCGACGCCATCTTCTTCGAGATCATCGCTGCGCCCGGATTCGATGACGATGCCCTTGCGGTGCTGATGAGGAAGAAGAACCGCATGATCCTGAAGCGAAGGGCTGCGGCACTGCCGAAGACGAAGGTGCGCTCTGCGCTGAATGGCGTGCTCACCGAGGACGCCGACACCGTGGTGCCCTCCGCCGCCAGCATGAAGACGGCCACCACCAAAGCGCCGAGCGCGCAAGAGGTGAGCGACATGGTCTTCGCGACCATGCTGGTGAAGCACACCAAGAGCAACGCCATCGTGCTCGCGAAAGGGAATCAGTTGCTGGCCAGCGGCACTGGACAGACCAGCCGCGTGGATGCGCTGGAGCAGGCCATCGCCAAGGCCAAGAAATTCAACTTCGACCTCCATGGCGCCGTAATGGCCAGCGATGCCTTCTTCCCTTTCCCCGACTGCGTCGAGATCGCGCACAAGGCGGGCATCACGGCCGTCGTCCATCCGGGCGGCAGCATCCGGGACCAGGACAGCATCGATTACTGCAACGCGAACGGCCTCGCGATGTGCATCACCGGCACCCGCCACTTCAAACATTGA
- a CDS encoding rod shape-determining protein produces the protein MSWLNLFTQEIAIDLGTANTLIISNDKVVVDEPSIVAIDRTTSKVIAVGRQAQQMHGKTHENIKTIRPLRDGVIADFKAAEEMIKGMIRMINPGRRLFTPNLRMVICIPSGITEVEKRAVKDSSEHAGAKEVYMIHEPMAAAIGIGIDVEEPMGNMIIDIGGGTSEIAVIALGGIVCDKNIRVAGDEFTQDIEEYMRRQHNILVGERTAETIKIEVGAALTELDNPPPDYAVRGRDLMTGIPKEITVTYSEIAQALDKSISKIEEAILSALEATPPELSADIYKTGIYLAGGGALLRGLDKRISIKTKLPVHVADDPLRAVARGTGIALKNIDRFQFLMRE, from the coding sequence ATGAGCTGGTTAAACCTCTTCACCCAGGAGATCGCCATCGACCTAGGCACCGCCAACACGCTCATCATCAGCAACGACAAAGTGGTGGTCGATGAGCCCAGCATCGTGGCCATCGACCGCACCACCAGCAAGGTGATCGCCGTGGGCCGCCAGGCACAGCAGATGCACGGCAAGACCCACGAGAACATCAAGACCATCCGTCCGCTGCGCGATGGCGTGATCGCCGACTTCAAGGCCGCCGAAGAGATGATCAAGGGCATGATCCGCATGATCAACCCCGGCCGCCGACTCTTCACGCCCAACCTGCGCATGGTGATTTGCATCCCCAGCGGCATCACCGAGGTGGAGAAGCGCGCTGTGAAGGACAGCAGCGAGCACGCTGGGGCCAAGGAGGTGTACATGATCCATGAGCCCATGGCAGCGGCCATCGGCATCGGCATCGATGTGGAGGAACCCATGGGCAACATGATCATCGACATCGGCGGCGGAACCAGCGAGATCGCCGTGATCGCACTCGGCGGCATCGTGTGCGACAAGAACATCCGGGTGGCCGGCGACGAGTTCACCCAGGACATCGAAGAATACATGCGCCGCCAGCACAACATCCTGGTGGGCGAGCGCACCGCCGAGACCATCAAGATCGAAGTCGGCGCCGCGCTTACCGAGCTGGATAATCCCCCGCCCGATTACGCCGTGCGCGGCCGCGACCTCATGACGGGCATCCCCAAGGAGATCACCGTCACCTATAGCGAGATCGCGCAGGCGCTCGACAAGAGCATCAGCAAGATCGAAGAGGCCATCCTCAGCGCCTTGGAGGCCACGCCGCCCGAATTGAGCGCCGACATCTACAAGACCGGCATCTACCTAGCCGGCGGCGGCGCATTGCTGCGCGGGCTCGACAAGCGCATCAGCATCAAGACCAAATTGCCGGTGCACGTGGCGGATGACCCCCTTCGCGCCGTGGCACGCGGCACCGGCATCGCGCTGAAGAACATCGACCGCTTCCAATTCCTGATGCGGGAATGA